The following are encoded in a window of Halosolutus halophilus genomic DNA:
- a CDS encoding HalOD1 output domain-containing protein, whose protein sequence is MQTNIHRGNDESGTWDEPATAVVMMVADAKDVDPLDLDSLYEVVDPDALTALVSHTEATAQIEFEYEGYAVTVRSDGHIHIK, encoded by the coding sequence ATGCAGACCAATATCCACAGGGGGAATGACGAATCGGGAACTTGGGATGAACCTGCAACGGCAGTCGTTATGATGGTCGCAGATGCAAAAGATGTTGATCCTCTTGATCTTGATTCACTTTACGAGGTCGTTGACCCGGACGCTCTTACCGCGTTGGTCTCCCATACTGAAGCAACAGCTCAAATTGAGTTTGAGTACGAGGGATACGCGGTAACCGTACGAAGTGACGGACACATTCACATCAAATAA
- a CDS encoding HalOD1 output domain-containing protein — protein sequence MGNLTRRTETHPAIEIIDKISEIEGQDPSELPPLYNTVDPDSLERLAESTKIQFEYMGHNITVENGTISIDE from the coding sequence ATGGGGAATTTAACAAGGCGTACAGAGACTCATCCGGCTATCGAGATTATAGATAAAATATCTGAAATTGAAGGACAAGATCCGTCAGAATTGCCCCCTCTCTATAACACCGTTGATCCTGATTCTCTTGAGCGACTAGCTGAGTCAACCAAGATTCAGTTCGAATATATGGGACACAATATTACTGTCGAAAACGGCACAATATCTATCGACGAGTAA